One Chthoniobacterales bacterium DNA segment encodes these proteins:
- the rho gene encoding transcription termination factor Rho, translating into MTDVSTPHASDLPPPAPLSSTRTTAASPSLPDASVSPAPAEPPAATAPALVISLNDLQGLSRAALADRAREFGIRLRPDGSIHHLVLDQVRFHLQRGDTVTATGIFDVDNNRGVLRWEKFSFRACPEDVAVPQPLCREHSLRSGLKIHGTVRLPQQREQGLVLAAIMTIEGRPAAEWQTPTDFEKLTATFPERRIFLETPGHPDLGPRAIDIISPLGMGQRGLIVAPPRAGKTVLLAQIAQAIRRNHPTIHLILLLVDERPEEVTDFERSLDCDIFSSTFDESPTRHVAVAELVAERAKRLVELGRDVVILLDSITRLSRGYNNLQPSKGGRTMSGGVDAKSLAKPKKFFGAARNCEEGGSLTILATALVETQSRMDDLIFEEYKGTGNMEIHLDRTIAEQRVFPAIHITKSGTRREELLLHPDEYERTVALRKRLAELPAVEAMEVLQLNLQHTNLNAELLLGNLRGC; encoded by the coding sequence ATGACTGACGTCTCCACGCCGCACGCGTCCGACCTTCCGCCTCCGGCTCCCCTCTCCTCGACTCGCACCACCGCCGCATCCCCGTCTCTCCCCGACGCCTCCGTCTCGCCGGCGCCAGCCGAGCCTCCCGCGGCGACCGCCCCGGCACTCGTCATTTCCCTCAACGACCTCCAGGGCCTCAGCCGCGCCGCCCTCGCCGATCGCGCCCGGGAATTCGGCATCCGCCTGCGCCCCGACGGCAGCATCCATCACCTCGTCCTCGATCAGGTTCGCTTTCATCTCCAGCGCGGCGACACCGTCACGGCCACGGGCATCTTCGACGTCGACAACAACCGCGGCGTGCTCCGCTGGGAGAAGTTCAGCTTTCGGGCCTGTCCGGAGGACGTCGCCGTGCCCCAGCCCCTCTGCCGCGAGCACAGCCTGCGCTCCGGTCTGAAGATTCACGGCACCGTTCGCCTGCCCCAGCAGCGCGAGCAAGGCCTCGTCCTTGCTGCGATCATGACGATCGAAGGCCGCCCCGCCGCCGAGTGGCAGACGCCGACCGATTTCGAGAAGCTCACCGCGACCTTCCCGGAGCGCCGCATCTTTCTCGAGACGCCCGGCCATCCCGATCTCGGCCCTCGCGCCATCGACATCATTTCGCCGCTCGGCATGGGTCAGCGCGGACTCATCGTCGCCCCGCCTCGCGCCGGTAAGACCGTGCTCCTTGCGCAGATTGCCCAGGCGATCCGCCGCAACCATCCCACGATCCACCTCATTCTCCTCCTCGTTGACGAACGCCCCGAGGAAGTCACCGATTTCGAACGCAGCCTCGACTGCGACATTTTCAGCAGCACGTTCGACGAATCGCCCACGCGCCACGTTGCCGTCGCGGAGCTCGTCGCCGAGCGCGCCAAGCGCCTCGTCGAGCTCGGCCGCGATGTCGTCATCCTGCTCGACAGCATCACGCGCCTGTCCCGCGGCTATAACAACCTCCAGCCATCCAAGGGCGGCCGCACCATGAGCGGTGGCGTCGACGCCAAATCGCTCGCCAAGCCCAAGAAATTCTTCGGCGCCGCCCGCAACTGCGAGGAGGGCGGCAGCCTCACGATTCTTGCCACCGCGCTGGTCGAGACGCAAAGCCGCATGGATGACCTCATCTTCGAGGAATACAAGGGCACCGGCAACATGGAGATCCATCTCGATCGCACCATCGCCGAGCAGCGCGTCTTCCCCGCCATTCACATCACGAAATCCGGCACCCGCCGCGAGGAGCTGCTGCTCCACCCCGACGAATACGAACGCACCGTCGCCCTTCGCAAGCGCCTTGCCGAGCTCCCCGCCGTCGAGGCCATGGAGGTGCTCCAGCTCAATCTCCAGCACACGAATCTCAACGCCGAATTGCTCCTGGGGAATCTGCGCGGTTGCTAG